A genomic region of Fodinisporobacter ferrooxydans contains the following coding sequences:
- a CDS encoding amidohydrolase family protein, producing the protein MYDVHTHFIPADVLDWLKENKTIVNAKWEKRDPDKDEFLVVNGKWAFELKQTFVDSVLYLDEQAKAGIAHSLISPIPQLFGYDFEASITQEISTVYNESLAKWVNSHRRQISALGTVPLNHPVQAAMELQHAMDLGLKGAIIGPGLSENMLTDEYFTPFWEEADKQNAIIFIHPLLCDDPRLKKQMMPNLIGVPWETTVCATDLLLSGFLDRYPNVKIVLAHGGGFLPYQIGRLDKGYDCWKMIAASLEAPPAEYLKRFWYDSVLWNTDSLNYLIETVGADRVVPGSDFPFDLCSWPPVATSEKGVQSLLFK; encoded by the coding sequence ATGTACGACGTACATACTCACTTTATTCCTGCAGACGTGTTGGACTGGTTAAAAGAAAACAAAACAATTGTAAATGCAAAATGGGAAAAACGAGACCCTGATAAGGATGAATTTCTAGTCGTAAATGGCAAATGGGCCTTTGAATTAAAACAAACGTTCGTCGATTCTGTGCTCTATTTAGATGAACAGGCAAAAGCAGGCATTGCCCATTCTCTCATCTCGCCCATTCCGCAACTGTTTGGTTATGATTTTGAAGCAAGTATTACCCAGGAAATTTCCACGGTTTACAACGAATCTCTGGCAAAATGGGTCAATTCCCATCGTCGGCAAATTTCCGCATTAGGAACAGTTCCTCTGAATCATCCCGTACAAGCAGCGATGGAATTGCAGCATGCAATGGATCTTGGTCTTAAAGGAGCCATTATTGGCCCCGGATTGTCCGAAAATATGCTGACAGATGAGTACTTTACACCTTTTTGGGAAGAAGCCGACAAGCAAAACGCCATCATTTTTATCCACCCGTTATTGTGTGATGATCCAAGGCTGAAGAAGCAAATGATGCCCAACTTGATCGGTGTCCCATGGGAAACAACAGTCTGTGCAACCGATTTGTTATTGAGCGGGTTTCTCGACCGGTATCCGAATGTCAAAATAGTATTGGCTCACGGCGGAGGATTTCTTCCCTATCAAATCGGACGACTCGATAAAGGATATGATTGCTGGAAAATGATCGCCGCTTCTTTGGAAGCCCCCCCTGCCGAATATTTGAAGCGTTTCTGGTACGATTCCGTTCTCTGGAATACCGATAGTTTAAACTATTTGATCGAAACCGTCGGTGCAGACCGGGTTGTCCCCGGCTCTGATTTTCCTTTTGACCTTTGTTCCTGGCCGCCCGTTGCAACCAGCGAGAAAGGAGTTCAATCGCTTTTATTCAAGTAA
- a CDS encoding IclR family transcriptional regulator translates to MDSQSGNPEYLLSSVKNALRILRSFSMDKPELKVSDLAASLGLGKSTVSRLVGTLASEGFVTKDPETQKYRLGVSILGLYSILTSNLEINQESMPILQKLVEDIGETAHIATLVGLETVYLNKVECNHPVRILSHVGRRNPAYCTSSGKVMLAYQPDEVVEQVIENGLIQYTKNTITDPDTLRTALKTIREQGYAVSVEELLEGVVTIAAPIRDHTGKVNYAITMTGPIQRIRSHNISVYRGKIIKAAKEISERLGYWK, encoded by the coding sequence GTGGATTCTCAATCGGGCAATCCAGAGTATCTGCTCTCTTCAGTAAAAAACGCCCTACGCATTTTACGCAGTTTTTCGATGGATAAACCGGAACTGAAAGTAAGTGATCTCGCAGCTTCTTTGGGATTGGGGAAAAGTACGGTCAGCCGTCTGGTAGGCACGCTTGCGAGTGAAGGATTTGTTACGAAAGATCCCGAGACTCAAAAATACCGTTTGGGAGTGTCGATTTTAGGTTTATATAGCATTCTGACGTCGAACCTTGAGATTAATCAGGAATCCATGCCAATCCTGCAAAAATTGGTGGAAGATATAGGCGAAACTGCACATATTGCTACATTAGTCGGGTTGGAAACGGTGTATTTAAACAAAGTAGAATGCAACCATCCCGTACGGATTTTATCTCATGTCGGAAGAAGAAATCCGGCCTACTGCACAAGCTCCGGCAAAGTAATGCTTGCATATCAGCCGGACGAAGTTGTCGAACAGGTCATTGAAAACGGTCTCATCCAATATACCAAAAATACAATTACGGATCCCGATACGTTACGGACCGCTTTAAAAACAATACGGGAGCAGGGATATGCCGTAAGTGTTGAAGAGTTGCTGGAAGGTGTTGTAACGATTGCTGCACCCATTCGCGATCATACCGGCAAGGTCAATTATGCAATCACAATGACGGGACCGATCCAACGGATTCGTTCACATAACATTTCGGTATATCGAGGCAAGATCATCAAAGCTGCCAAAGAAATTTCTGAAAGACTTGGCTACTGGAAATAA
- a CDS encoding DUF2062 domain-containing protein — MSEFQPQNRKTWLKRIRRNAKLQYWKLMRSPGGGKIVASGFSIGFGLEMILPITLYTAYILMIPLIRNRNLLSASIIGNIFAKITFFPILFIPFGHSLGKFLIFPFLKHLAHHTIWHKIVSYFATIIGLSFCGVLLGLMCYPIVYFLYERNRQRRFARRKSIA, encoded by the coding sequence TTGTCAGAATTTCAACCGCAAAACCGTAAAACATGGTTGAAACGTATAAGACGAAATGCAAAACTTCAATATTGGAAATTGATGCGCTCCCCTGGTGGCGGGAAAATTGTCGCATCAGGTTTTTCCATCGGCTTTGGACTGGAAATGATTTTACCCATTACGCTGTATACAGCCTATATCTTGATGATTCCGCTCATCCGAAATAGAAATCTATTATCTGCATCGATTATCGGTAATATTTTTGCGAAAATTACTTTTTTCCCGATCTTGTTCATTCCATTTGGACATTCGCTCGGAAAATTTCTGATTTTCCCATTTCTGAAACATTTGGCACATCATACCATTTGGCACAAAATCGTAAGCTACTTTGCTACGATCATCGGGCTTTCTTTTTGTGGAGTTTTATTAGGCTTGATGTGCTATCCGATTGTTTACTTCCTGTATGAACGCAATCGACAACGCAGATTCGCAAGAAGAAAATCGATCGCTTGA
- a CDS encoding MGDG synthase family glycosyltransferase, with product MQKLRKALILSASCGEGHQQASLAIQEAMKRIDPAIEVRIEDYLKMVHPIVDAVARYCYIQSVRYAPPLYSLFYHRTKNLKSSSRIQKYLNQLGMNELKNYIQEFKPDIVISTFPTPAGVMSVLKESGTIQVPSATVITDHAIHNQWIHPYTDMYFVGSHYVKQGLIHRGVSENKIHVTGIPIRSLFQEPVDQIRLLQKYRVNPELPTVLVMGGSFGVLKDIANICEELFTYATPIQVLVVCGRNEKLYHKINELAKHSSNFVQVFGFVQEINELMAISDVMITKAGGLTISESLAMELPMLLYRPIPGQEQQNASFLVDSNVAVLAKTRHLVSEYMQILLSTNTDHMLQDMRENAKRIKKTDAADQIYKILQKSIQAMSKEPALNLKLYKNM from the coding sequence ATGCAGAAACTACGAAAAGCATTAATTTTGTCTGCAAGCTGTGGTGAAGGACATCAGCAAGCATCGTTAGCGATTCAAGAAGCAATGAAACGTATCGATCCTGCAATCGAAGTGAGAATCGAAGACTATTTAAAAATGGTTCACCCGATTGTAGATGCAGTTGCCCGTTACTGTTACATTCAAAGTGTTCGCTATGCTCCTCCTTTATATTCGCTGTTCTACCATAGAACAAAAAATCTTAAATCATCTTCCCGTATTCAAAAGTATTTGAACCAATTGGGAATGAATGAACTTAAGAACTATATACAGGAATTCAAACCGGATATTGTGATTTCAACATTTCCAACACCGGCAGGGGTTATGTCTGTGCTGAAAGAAAGTGGAACCATCCAAGTTCCGTCTGCTACAGTGATTACGGACCATGCCATTCATAATCAATGGATACACCCGTATACTGATATGTATTTTGTCGGTTCACATTATGTAAAGCAAGGATTGATCCATCGCGGTGTATCGGAAAATAAAATTCATGTTACCGGCATTCCCATTCGCTCTTTATTCCAAGAGCCTGTCGATCAAATCCGTTTGCTCCAAAAATACCGCGTCAATCCCGAATTGCCGACGGTATTGGTAATGGGCGGTTCTTTTGGCGTTTTAAAAGACATTGCAAATATTTGTGAAGAATTATTTACGTATGCGACGCCGATTCAAGTACTCGTCGTGTGCGGCCGAAACGAAAAGCTTTACCACAAGATCAATGAATTGGCAAAACATTCATCCAATTTTGTTCAAGTGTTTGGATTTGTTCAAGAAATCAATGAATTAATGGCGATTTCCGATGTGATGATTACGAAAGCCGGTGGATTAACCATCTCAGAGTCTTTGGCAATGGAGCTTCCGATGCTGCTATATCGCCCGATTCCGGGACAGGAACAACAAAACGCATCATTTTTGGTTGATTCAAATGTCGCTGTTTTGGCAAAAACACGACATCTTGTTTCCGAATATATGCAAATACTTTTATCTACGAATACGGATCATATGTTGCAAGACATGCGTGAAAATGCGAAACGGATAAAAAAGACAGATGCGGCTGATCAAATCTATAAAATTTTGCAAAAATCTATCCAAGCAATGTCAAAAGAGCCGGCGCTGAATCTTAAGTTATACAAGAATATGTAA